The window CTACTCTAAGTAGAGATCTTCGACCACAAAGTCTACAAGACCTTAAAATGATTTTATCAGCGGAAAACTGGGAAGATGTTTTCAGTGCCCCATCAACAGACGAAGCATATAACTTCTTCATTAACACTGTCACTCGAGCTCTCAATACAACATGCCCCCTAAAAACCAggaaacttaaaaacaaatgtaaaccaAAACACTTTGCTGACCAAGAAGCTATCAgactaaaaaattgttataaggaAGCACAGGACAAATATGAACAAACAGGCAACTACATTGATAAAGAAAACGCAACTCGCATAAAAAAAACCTATGACCAGAGGCTTAAAACACTAAGGCAACAAACATCTGCTGACTTCATTCAAAggaatgaaaataaatcaaaagcggTATGGCAAGTGATAAATACCTCACGGAATAAGAAAAAAGACTGCTCTGCGCTCAAGTTAAAAGTCGATGGGGACCTAACAACAAACCCTCAAAAAGTAACAAACTGCTTAAACAACCACTTTGCAACCATTGCGGAAGCTACAACACCATTTCACAAACAACCAATGAAGAGGTAATGTccattatatcaaaattaaagtcaaaaaattCAGCAGGAATCAATGAGATCTCTTTGCTAGAATGCTAAACATATGCATGAACGAGCTGACACCCCCTTTGgtctcaatttttaataaatcatttaagcAGGGCAAATTTCCATCAGGaatgaaagtttcaaaaatttaccCAAAGTATAAAGGTGGAGACAAAACCATACCTActaactacagaccaatctccCTCATCTCAACCTTTtctaaaatatgtgaaaaaatcGTTCTTTCAAGGCTCCTAGATCACTGCTCTCAACATGACCTACTAACAAACAACCAACATGGATTTCAAAAGGGAAAGTCAACAACTACTGCCATGATCAAGCTGATCGAAACCGTGATTGACAGCCTTGAGGAGGGTGAACTACAGATGTCAATTTTTCTGGACTTCAGCAAGGCGTTTGACTGCCTTAGTCATAgtcttataatacaaaaactggaGAGGCTAGGTGTGAACAATAGTGCAAAACAATGGTTCAAAAGTTACCTACAAGGAAGAAGACAACTTGTTGAAATAAGACATACAAGCAGGGATATCACCTCAGAAATTAGATCAGACCTACTACCCATAGACAGAGGAGTACCACAGGGATCAGTGATGGGTCCAGTCCTATTCATcctatttataaatgacatgccACAATACCTTGGTGAATACTGCACACCCTTGCTTTATGCCGACGACACCACACTGCTCCTAAAAGGGAAGACATCGGACAAAATTGCGGTATCATCCTACACGGCCTTAAACATGGCCTATCAGTACTGTTATGGCAATGATCTGGCAGTTAATccatcaaaaacaaaacaagttgCATTTGGAAGACGAGCAGCAGAGGTACCTGTCCTTCCTGATATAGAAGTAGATTCACAAGCAAAGTTTCCTTGGCATAATACTGGATGAAAACCTCACCTGGACACCACATCTTGATAACATAAGCAAAAAACTGAACTCTGGCCTAtatgtcattaaacaaattaaaacaatcagcGGCAACCAAACTGCAAAAACTGCCTACTTCGCTATATTTGAAACACATCTGTGATACGGACTAATAGTTTGGGGCACATCCGCTAAAAATTTAACAAGAACTCTCCTCCtgcaaaaaaaaagctattagggcTCTATCTGACCTACAGAGTCGGGAATCATGCAGAGAAGCCTTCATAGCTCAAAAAGTCCTAACTGTGGTTGCGATGTACATTCAAGAGGTAATCCTCTATGTTGATGGGGAAGATCTACCAAGGCTCAGCAGCACCCATGAACATAACACAAGACATGCCACGAAGTACATCCTACCCAACCACCATCTCTCACTGTACGAGAAAAAAACCTTCGTATATGGGTAGAAAGCTATTCAACCACCTCCCACAAGACCTCCGTTCTAAAAGGGGCAAAGCGCTGAGGACTTCGCTGCAGAGGTGGCTCTTGGAACGGCCCTACTACAGCCTGGAGGAATTCCTACAAAGACGACTCTAGACTGGCATCTATCTTATATCTATCTTTCAATTGTATGACACTATCTGTAATCTTAATGATGACAAATAAAgatgaatctgaatctgaatctgccACTAAGGGAGCACTATCCATCATTGCCTAGAAACTAACTACTGTTGTACTatgtactaaatatattatttcccaTTTACACCATATCCAGACATGTGGCATTAGTTTTTGTTATATCCATTTTACTGGACTGATAAAAACAAGCCGCAACGAGTTAGTGAACGACAATTAGATGGAGATACTGTTCAAACTGTAAAACCATTATTATATCCAGCAAAACCTACTGGATGACGGGTCGAAACCACCCTTCTTGACACTGTATGGAACACTCTACCCTATTGGCCGTATTCTCTAGGGTGCACAATGCTGTCAAACAGTTAGCTCAGTACAACCGCTCTAAGATCTTTGTTAATCTGATCTTGTTAAAGCCAAAACAATTGGCATAAATAATACTATGGCATACACTGACCGATAAGATCTGCTGGCAAGATTAAGGAGTTTCCTTTTTTCACTTCAATGTAAACATCTCCAACAACAATTTactaagttatatttttgtttacaacgTGCTTAACTGTAACTGATGTTACCTGTTTGTTAGATTTCCAGTTAAAGAATTTGAAACACATTCTATGTACACAGTGTATTTactaagttatatttttgtttacaacgTGCTTAACTGTAACTGATGTTACCTGTTTGTTAGATTTCCAGTTAAAGAATTTGAAACACATTCTATGTACACAGTGTATTTactaagttatatttttgtttacaacgTGCTTAACTGTAACTGATGTTACCTGTTTGTTAGATTTCCAGTTAAAGAGTTTGAAACACATTCTATGTGCACAGTGTATTTactaagttatatttttgtttacaacgTGCTTAACTGTAACTGATGTTACCTGTTTGTTAGATTTCCAGTTAAAGAATTTGAAACACATTCTATGTACACAGTGTATTTactaagttatatttttgtttacaacgTGCTTAACTGTAACTGATGTTACCTGTTTGTTAGATTTCCAGTTAAAGAGTTTGAAACACATTCTATGTACACAGTGTATTTactaagttatatttttgtttacaacgTGCTTAACTGTAACTGATGTTACCTGTTTGTTAGATTTCCAGTTAAAGAGTTTGAAACACATTCTATGTACACAGTGTATTTactaagttatatttttgtttacaacgTGCTTAACTGTAACTGATGTTACCTGTTTGTTAGATTTCCAGTTAAAGAATTTGAAACACATTCTATGTACACAGTGTATTTactaagttatatttttgtttacaacgTGCTTAACTGTAACTGATGTTACCTGTTTGTTAGATTTCCAGTTAAAGAATTTGAAACACATTCTATGTACACAGTGTATTTactaagttatatttttgtttacaacgTGCTTAACTGTAACTGATGTTACCTGTTTGTTAGATTTCCAGTTAAAGAGTTTGAAACACATTCTATGTACACAGTGTATTTactaagttatatttttgtttacaacgTGCTTAACTGTAACTGATGTTACCTGTTTGATAGATTTCCAGTTAAAGAGTTTGAAACACATTCTATGTGCACAGTGTACTGATATTTTAACTccgttattaatataaaaaagtagactaaaaataagtaaacactAACAGTGTTCAAGTTTGTGTCAGCTCTGAGCACTACAACTATAGCTCCACTTTATATACTGCAGATTAATTAAACTGGTATGTAACTAACACTAACCAAGAGTAGTAATGAGAGAACATCGAGGAAACGAAGAGAAGAGTCATAGAGTAACGAACTCGCTTCTGTAGCACGAGTTTAGTTAGGCGGCGAGTCGACTCGTAAAGCAGAATTATGCAGGTCACTGTCAGAGTCCATATCTTGAATGAATTTGAAGTTGAATTAAAATACACGTGTTTGTATGAGGCAACTCCTGATTCATATGGTCctgtaaaatatatctttatataatcATCAGTAATTCAGCATTAACTTATggttaatttaagtattaatttatgaaaCCAATATATATGAACAGTTGTTTAACACATATTATGTCAATTGTGAGttataatgattatatattatCCATTAGAAATGagtaatttacatttatactaCAGACCTACTTGTAcagcaaaattttaaactttaataaagcAGTGATGTAAAAGGGTTGATGGACACAACCTCCTTTAGTTTTAGAGAAATAAACTACCCTTCATTCTACTGATGCAAACTCGATCTTCCTGTACAAGTATTATGTTAGTATCCTTTTCAATTCTGATATTCAACcagtactaaatatattttattgaaaagtatgAAATATAGCCTATTTAACAATTTTCACACCGCAATCCATTACATTGGActgcttcatttatttttacacttctGATCattcaaatgctttgaaattatatgaaacaacTTGGTGTAAACTAATATTTAGAAGTATAACAGTCCCATTAATGTTATGAATGTAAAAGTTTGTAAACCACGATATTTGGAAGTTTGTGTGTCTACATGTTTCATACTCCACCACACAAAAAGAAATActtcttattataaaatacttatttaataattttgtattttcatggaaaaaaagaaaaagctataTTCAGTATACTGCAAATAGTTATGACAGTAatattatctaaattttactatatttagtttatttttaaattggttttctttgCTATTGTGAGAAGGCATATTTAAAGTAGCTGAAAGAAACAAAAATGGAGCGACCAGGCTTTAATATGAGTTGACAAACCATTCGCTTTGTGAATACAATATGAGGAAACAAACACATGCAGTGTCCCCATGACCATtgcaaatggaatcacaaagcaattaaattaaaccagaaaCAAAGTGCAATGGTTACGGCAGGTATCCGTTAAGAGAGCAGTAGGTCCCTTTTGCACCAAAGAGAtgtactgattaggtatataaaaaattattcctaGAATGAACCACAATAAAAGGGTTATACAGTGAATAGAGATTGGTAAGCAAGGCCTTTGACTTTACTATCCCACCACACtagctaaatatttaaaatgatactgAAATCATTGTTATCAGAGCTTTTCTATCAAATATCATGAAATCTTACAGAATAATTCTAAGTACTTCATtgatacttataaaaactgtttcactatcCATATCCAGGGCCTCAAAATAcagctctttaaacttaaattctaataatacaaaatgGATCAGTAGACTAGAATATCTTCCAGTGATAATTACGTGTTACATGATTGTTTGGTacagtaagtaattttaaaatgatatgccTATGATGTCCTATTTGTTCGTCAGGAGATTGCATGCAAAGCTGTGGGTAACGGGTAGTATAATATAAGGTACAAGAGAAAGTATTAACTTCTGGTTggttaatgttataaatgtataagttTGTAAACCACAATGTTCCAAAGTTTGGATATTTGGGTGTCTAgatgtttgatactcaatcacacaaaatgaaatatatttattattatttaaaatatattatatatatattcacaaatgATCTTCTCATGCTTACTGATCCACTCAGTCATCCCATAATGTATTCTGATGATACTGTTATCTTAACAGcaaataaatcaatcaaaactTTAGAAATAGACACATATTAGTGTCAACTTAGCCCTGCAATACTGCCAAAAACCACGATCTTGTTTTAAATGAAGACAAGACTAAGCAGCTCACATTTAGCAATAAAAGAAAAGAGATATCTGCAATATCTCAGCTACAGTTTGAAACATCAATAAAACATCTAGGAGTAAAATTCTATGCTACTATGACATGGACTGCTCACACTGAAGAATTGTGCAAGAAATTaagtagaacattttttacaataagaaGAAAAGCTTATTAGCACCAACAAAACCGTCAAGATGCACCTTAGATATGGAATCCTTGTGTGGAGTGCCACATCAGCAAAACATCTTGAACGTGTCCTACTTCTGCAAAAACAAGCTCTAAGATTTATGGCTGGTTTAAAACGCCGGGACAGCTGCagacaaatttttaaagaatggAAGATACTGACAGTCataagtttataatattcaaGAAACTATCCTAAATACGGTAAGAAGACACTTACAGTATAATGGAGATATGCACCACTACAACACCAGGCATGGTAACAACTTCACTCTACCAAATCACTCCAGGACCTTTTGTGAGAAGAAACCTTCGTACATGGGGGCTAAGTGTTACAACAGACTTcctgatgaaatcaaaagcaTAGAGACTAGAATGATGAAGAATAGACTGCATCATTGGCTGTCGGAAAgaccttttataatttaaatgaatttttccaTGGGACTGATATTTTTGACAATGTATCTTAACTACTATAAGTTGTTATTGTAttctattgtaatatattgtaaacttTTGACACCACTTAATTCTTGATGAATTAGAAATAgtttctctctctccctcccccctcTCCCCGCATCAACATTGCGGTTTAGCCTTTCTCACGTGTgttgagcttgaatttaggtactactCGAGGACGTTTTTTACTTTTCCAGCAGTACGGGGTGGCACCGAGGCCACACCGCAGCCTACTGGACATGGGCATATCGGTTTAGCCTTTCTCACGTGACCTGATCTTGAATTTAACTTGTTATCACCCCCACCCAGAAACCCCGATCCACTAGATTGTTGGACTATTTGagatattacttaaaatttctaacctaaaagttaaaacatattaTCGATGGCCACATTGTAGTTTCTGTTATTTGGGTTTTGGTCTCTTTTATATCTATTGTACTAGTatcctatacatttattttcttattttgagcTGTAATTTTGGCGAATAGTGTAAAGTAGCTAAAATATATGATTACCTCAGATTTGTACTAAAAATCGTGTAATTTCAAGAAAACTCACCAAAAATTTGTCATACCTTCCATTAAATTTAGTAGGCCTATAAGTCTTACTAGAGATATACAAGGCCTTTTAATGAAACCTTCTGTGCTTACACATTTGTAAATTttctgcaaaattaaaaaaaatggatcATGTGAAATGGGTTAACCCCTAGAGCTGTATGGTTACCTTTAAATATGGAATCCCAGCACGAACATGAACATAGATGTTTATTAATTGCTCGATTATAATTGGACCAAAAGTAGTAAACTACTGAAATATGTAGAGGTGGAATTAGCATGGGTCCAAGACATCCTATTAAAACTAAACTGAAAGAGAACACTAAAGAGTATGGATTTGTTTTCAGAAGTTTGTTTGTAATGTCATTGCCAAGCATAATGTTTATGATTTAACTGTTTagttaagaagaaaattaattaagattttaaaatatgaatctgCCCATACttcatgtattaaaatataaagaatgctTTCTACAGAGCGGCACATCCTTTACATCACATTACATTtagtattcattttaatttttttttgcctGAAGGCCAGCTTAGGAAAAGACCCACGAAACCTCGATGTACAccgttttatattaatttagatttcCAGGTTTTGGTTTAAAACAAAAGTCACTCGTTCCTTGTGGTTACCTGTAAAACAGTGATTATATTAATggataaaatacatttatacatatcaagaatctttattttgtcgttgacataatacatatgtattgacaaagtcatattATAGCTTGAATTAGCTACAGTCATAGAGTGGCACATAGTTTGAATTAAGTTTGTCTCATTACCACTTCAGTATCCCTTACACCAAGGTATTACAATTTCCTCTATGGTAAAACGTTCCTCTATAGCAGAATCACATACCTTCTTTTCAACCTCCAACTCACTTTATTTGGGTCTGGTTCGATTAatccaccgat of the Homalodisca vitripennis isolate AUS2020 chromosome X, UT_GWSS_2.1, whole genome shotgun sequence genome contains:
- the LOC124369984 gene encoding uncharacterized protein LOC124369984 isoform X1: MLGNDITNKLLKTNPYSLVFSFSLVLIGCLGPMLIPPLHISVVYYFWSNYNRAINKHLCSCSCWDSIFKGPYESGVASYKHVYFNSTSNSFKIWTLTVTCIILLYESTRRLTKLVLQKRVRYSMTLLFVSSMFSHYYSWWMFFNYWNDEYYFQWYHQVFFSVTEVVSSAQVLLLADRQVGLTVARTLPVVTIAFIHILASCSDQFFHNVLQGEGYSYQVVRDIGFMISDLLHVMIPLWHLKNQKQTNRIQNRDWIYFFLTVIMGLMVVYFL